DNA sequence from the Janibacter sp. CX7 genome:
GACGTCGCCGCCGAGCAGAAGCGGCTCAAGAAGTCCTGACCCGCAGGACTCGGGTCAGGCGGTGACCGAGGCGCGCTCGATGGCGGCGGGGCCCGCCGCGGCCACGAGGCCGGCGTCGAGCGTGCCGAAGCTGTCTCCCTTCGCCCCGCCGAGCCGCGACTCGACGAAGGCCTCGGCCAGCTCGGCGGGCGAGTGCTGCACCACGAGGCTGCCCTGGAGGGTCAGGGCCAGCCGCTCGACGAGCCGGCGGGCGCCCGTGGCGGCCTCGACCCCGTCGAGCGCGGCGAGCCCGGCGCAGTCGCGCTCCACCTCGTCGAGCGCGGTGTCGAGCGTCGTGAGCCGGCCCCGGGCGACCGAGGCCTCCTTGAGCAGCGCCATGAGCGACGCCGGCTCGCGGCCGATCGCGCGCAGCACGTCGAGCGCGTTGACATTGCCCGAGCCCTCCCAGATGGAGTTGAGCGGCGCCTGCCGGTACAGCCGGGCCATGCCGTTCTCCTCGACGTAGCCGTTGCCCCCGAGGCACTCCAGCGCCTCCGCGACGAAGGGGGAGGTCCGCTTGCAGACCCAGTACTTGCCGACGGCGACGCCGAGGCGGGTCAGCTCGGTCTCGCCCTCGTCGACGGCGTGGGCCAGCCGCATCCCGAGGAGGGTCGCGGCCTCCGACTCGAGAGCGAGGTCGGTGAGCACGTTGCGCATCAGCGGCTGGTCGACGAGCAGCGCGCCGAAGGCCCGACGGTGGCGGGTGTGGTGGACCGCCCGCGTCAGGGCCGTGCGCATCGTGCCGGCGGAGCCGAGCACGCAGTCGAGGCGGGTCGCCGAGACCATGTCGATGATCGTGCGGACCCCGCGCCCCTCCTCGCCGACGAGCGCGCCCCAGGTGCCGTCGAGCTCGATCTCGGAGGAGGCATTGGACCGGTCGCCGAGCTTGTCCTTGAGCCGCTGCAGGGCGAAGGGGTTGCGCGTCCCGTCCTCGAGCACCCGGGGGACGAGGAAGCAGCTCGGCGCGGCCTCGGGCGAGGTCTTGGCCAGGACGAGGAAGACATCGCTCATCGGGGCGGAGCAGAACCACTTGTGCCCGGTGAGTCGGTAGGTCTCGCCGGTGAGCGGGCCGCCGGGGGTGCGCACGGCGAGGGTGGAGTTGGCCCGCACGTCGGACCCGCCCTGCTTCTCGGTCATCCCCATGCCGGCGATCGCCCCGGCCTTGGTCCCGACCTCGCGCAGCCCGAAGTCGTAGTCGCGGGAGGCGAGCTTGGGCGTCCACCGCTCGGCGAGCTCGGGGGAGTGGCGAAGGGCGGGGACGGCCGCGTTGGTCATGGTGATCGGGCAGATGTGCCCCGGCTCGACCTGGCTCCACGTGTGGAAGCCGGCGGCGCGGGTGACGTGGGCCCCGCTGCCCTGCGGTCGGGTCCACGGCACGGCGGTCAGGCCCGCGGCGGTCGCGTGGCCCATGAGCGCGTGCCATGCGGGGTCGAACTCGACCTCGTCGATGCGGTGGCCCCAGCGGTCGTGGGTCACGAGGCGGGGGATGTTGCGCTGGGCCCGGTCGGCGAGCTCGGCGGCCTCGGGGGACCCGGCGAGCCGACCGAGCGCGGACAGGTCCCTCGTGGCCCCGGCGAGGTGCTCCGTGGGAACCCACCGCTCGACACCTTGTGCGACAACGGGATCGCTCGCGAAGACGTCGTGACCCCCGTAGGGCGGGACCTGGTTGGTGACCTCGTGCGTCGGCATGACCGCACGATACGGCCAGCGACGGACAGGGATCCCGGCAGCGTTCACCCTCGGTTTGGAATCTGGCCTCGCTCTGGGCTACTCTCGCTCAGCGCGGTCAGCAGAGATGCCGACAGCGAGTGCGGATGTAGCTCAGTTGGTAGAGCGCAACCTTGCCAAGGTTGAGGTCGCCGGTTCGAGCCCGGTCATCCGCTCTGATGGCGCCACTCCGGTGGCGCCGTCCCCGGGCGATTGGCGCAGCGGTAGCGCGCTTCCTTGACACGGAAGAGGTCACTGGTTCAAACCCAGTATCGCCCACCGAGAGTCCCTGTCCGCTGGCGCGGCCAGGGACTTTGTGTTTCCAAAAGCATGGCGAGGGCCCCGGACTGCGTGAGCGGTCCGGGGCCTTCGTCGTGCTCGGACGTGGGCCTCGGGAGGGGGCCGGCGCCGGTGGCGGCGCGCCGTCCGGGCCGGGTTGGGAGTCTCGGGGGCCATGGGTTAATGTTTCTCCTCGTGCCCCGCGTTACAACGCGACCTGGCGGGGCGTGCGGATGTAGCTCAGTTGGTAGAGCGCAACCTTGCCAAGGTTGAGGTCGCCGGTTCGAGCCCGGTCATCCGCTCAGAAGGTTGAAGACCACCTTCGGTGGTGGAGTGGCCGAGAGGCGAGGCAACGGCCTGCAAAGCCGTCTACACGGGTTCAAATCCCGTCTCCACCTCGACCATGCAGACACCTGCATGACCCCGGGCGATTGGCGCAGCGGTAGCGCGCTTCCTTGACACGGAAGAGGTCACTGGTTCAAACCCAGTATCGCCCACCAGGGACTTTGTGTTTCCCAGAAGCCGTCCCTGTCCGCTGGTGCGGCAGGGACTTCGTATTTCTAGAAGCAGATTCTTCCCACGTCAGCCAGACAGGCCCCGATCCGTCCGCGGACCGGGGCCGTTGTCGTGCTCCAGCGTCCCGTGCGCACCCTCGCTCCGCAAAGATCGTCGTGGGGACCGACCGATCGGCGGGCTGCACCGTGATGTCTGGTGAGAGCAACCGGAGAAGGGGAGAGCATGAAGGACACCGAGGTGGACGCCTTCAGGGAGTTCGCCGGTGCGGCCATCCCGCAGCTGCACCGCATCGCCCTCGCGGCCTGCGGCGACCGCCACGACGCCGACGACCTGGTCCAGACCACGCTGGAGAAGATGTGCGGCGCCTGGAGCCGGATCGAGCGCCGCGACGAGCCGCCCATGGCCTACGCCCGCACCGTGCTCGTGCGGGCCTTCATCGACAGCGGTCGACGGGCCTGGCGCCGGTCTGAGCGCTCCTTCGAGATCCTGCCCGAGACCGCCTTCGCCGAGCGCGGCTACGGCCAGGTCGACGACACCCCCGGCCTCTACGCGGCCCTGAGCACGCTCACCGCCCGACAGCGTCTCGTCGTCGTCCTGCGCCACGTCGAGGGTCTGCCGGTCGCCGAGGTCGCGCGCGTCCTCGGGTCGAGCGAGAGCAACGTCAAGTCGGCATCGGCCGAGGGGCTGGCCCGGTTGCGCCGGGCCCTCGCGAGTCCCGCCGACGCCCCCACACCCACCCACCCGGCAGCACGCCGGGTCTTCACCCAAGGAGCCCAGCGATGACCCGCACCGTCCTGCAGCCGTCCGACGAGGAGCTCGCTGCCCGCCTGCTCGCCGAGCTCAACGCGATGCCGCCGAGCATCGATGTCGAGGCCACGGTGACCGGCGCGCGACGGCACCGCCGACGTGCCGTCGTCGCGACCGCGGGAACGGTGGCCGGTGGCGTCGCCATCGTCGCCGGCGTCGTGGGGCTGGGCCTGGCCAACATGCCGCGGTCCGACTGGCCTGTCGCCCCCGCCGCGCCCGCCACCATGAGCGGGTGCACGCTGGCCCCGGCCACCTGCGACCCCGACGTCATCGACGCCTGGGTCGACGAAAAGGTCGTCGGCGGCACGACGACGGTGCACATCGGTGAGTACGGGCCGTCGCCGACGGGCGACGGCGAGGGCACGACGATGGGCGCCTACGAGTCGCTCGTCACCGTCTACCGCGACCGCTCGGGGTCCAAGCCCCCCGAGATCGTCGGCGAGATCACCGTCTCGGTCAGCACGAACGTGCAGGCGGACCGCCTCGTGGCGCTCAACAAGAACGAGGGCACGCTGACCGAGCGCGAGTCGACGTGGCAGGTCGGCGATGAGGAGGTCACGGCCCGCGTCCTCGACATCGACCGCGGCCTGCAGACCGAGGGTGACATCGACCAGCTGTGGATCGTCGAGGAGGACCAGTCGCACGGTGCCCTGATCGTGTGGGCGTCGAGCTTCAAGGGCGCGGGCCGGTTCGTGCCCAGTGACGGCAGCGGTCCGGGCGTCACCGATGCCTCGGTCCAGGACCTCATCACCCGACTGCTCACCGAGCCGCCGGAGCAGGGCTGACCCATGGGTCGCATCCTGCCGCGACGTCCCGTCCGGTGGCAGGATGCGACCCATGGGCCTCAAGGACAGCCAGCTCTCCGACGGCGAGGAGATCCGCCTCGAGATGCACACGCACTGGAAGGCGCTGATCCAGCCGCTGCTGACCCTCGTCGTCCTCGTCGCGGTCGTCGTCGCCGCAGCGATGCTCACGCGGGACTCCGACCAGGCTGGCTGGATCACGCTCGTCGTGGGGGTCGTCGCGTTCCTGCTCGCCGTCGTCGGGGTGCTCCTACCGCTGTGGCGCTGGCGGTCGACCCACTACGTCTTCACCAACCGCAGGGTGAGCCACCGTTACGGCCTGCTCACCAAGCACGGTCGCGACATCCCGATCTACCGGATCAACGACGTCGCCGTCGAGAAGGGCCTGCTCGACCGGATGCTCGGCTGCGGCACCCTGATCATCTCCGACGCGACGGACAAGGCCGGCATGGAGCTGACCGACGTGCCGCACGTCGAGCAGGTCCAGGTCGAGCTGCAGAACCTGCTCTTCGCCGCCGACGACGGCAGCGACGACGGGGAGTGGCCGCCCACGGAGCCGCGCCGCCGGCGGTGACCGGCTCCGGCGTCCGGAGCCGGCCGGCAAGACCTACTCGGTGATCCCGAACCGCGCGTGGAGGCGCTTCATCCACCGCGGCGCCCACCAGTTCCACTCGCCGAGGACCGACATGGTCGCCGGGACGAGCAGCATGCGCACGAGGGTCGCGTCGATGACGATCGCCAGCACGAGGGCGACGCCGGTCTCCTTGACGGCCAGGACCCGCGCCAGGACGAAGCCTCCGAAGACGATGCACATGAGCAGCGCGGCGCTCGTGATGATCTTGCCCGAGCGCTGCAGGCCGAGCCGGACCGCCTCGTTGGTCGAGTGGCCGCGCTCGTGCAGCTCGACGATGCGCGAGAGCAGGAAGACCTCGTAGTCCATCGACAGCCCGAACCCGAAGGCGAGGACGAGCACCGGGATCGAGACCTCGACCGCCCCGACCGAGTCGTAGCCCAGCAGCCCCTCGAGGTGGCCGTCCTGGAAGACCCAGACGAGCACGCCGAGCGATGCGCCCAGCGAGACGATGTTCATCAGCAGCGCCTTGATCGGGACGACGACCGAGCCGGTCATGAGGAAGAGCAGGACGAAGGTCGCGAGCACGACCGTGCCGATGGCCAGCGGTGCCGTGTCGGCGATCGAGCCGGTGAAGTCGGCGAGGTCGGCTGCCTGGCCGCCGACCTTGGCGTCGAAGGGGGGACGCTCCTCGTGCAGGTGCGTCACCAGGTCGCGCGTGCCGGGCCCGAGCGGACCGTCGGACGTGCGCAGGTCGACGCTGCGGACCGTCTGCCCGTCGAGCGTGCCGATGGTGACCACCTCGGCGGACTCGACACCGGGGAGGTCGCGGGCATCCCCCTTCGCCCAGTCCTTGACCTCGTCCGCCTCCGCCGTGGTCACGACCTGCAGGTCCGGGGAGGCGAGGAGGGGGTAGTCGCGTCCGAGGTCCTCGAAGAAGGTGCGCTGCTCGTTGTCGGCCGGGAGCAGCTCGACACCCGAGGAGGTGACCTCCATGCGGGTGGCGGGCAGGGCCATGGCGACGAGTGCGGCGAGGACGAGACCGACGACGAGCCACGGGGCGCGCTGCACACCGCCGGCGAGCGAGGCGAAGACGCCGGTGTCGGAGGTGCGGTCGGTGCGGCCACGCAGCAGGCGGCGGGCCGACAGGGCACAGATCGCGGGCACGAGGGTGACGGCCACCAGCAGGCAGAGGACGACGACCGAGACGCCCGCGGCGCCTGCCGCCTGCATGAAGACGGTGGGGAAGAAGAGCAGACCGGACAGCGCGATGGCCACGGTGACCGCTGAGAAGACGACCGTGCGTCCGGCGCGGTCCACGGTGCGCCCGGTGGCCTCGACCACGAGCTCGCGCGCGTCCGCGCCGAGCGGTTGGCCGTCGAGGAGGTCGCGCATCTCCTCGCGAAACCGGGAGACGACGAGCAGCCCGTAGTCGATGCACAGGCCCAGCCCCAGCACGCTCACGATGTTGACGACGGTCGCGTCGAGGTCGATGAGGTGGGAGAAGCCCCACAACGAGGCGAGGGCGCCCCCGATCGAGGCGATGGCTCCGGCGATCGGGATGCCCGCGGCGAGGAAGCCACCGAAGACGAGGACCATGACGATGAAGGAGATCGGCAGGGCCATGCCCTCGCCGACCTTCATGTCGGTCCCGACCTGGCCGACGACCTCGTCGACGAGGTCGGCGACGCTCCCGCGCTGGCTGCTCGTGCCCTGGGAGCCGAGGACGACCTGGTCGAGCTGGACGTCGACGTCGCGTCGCACCTTCGCCAGCTCGTCGTCGTTCAGGGTGCTGTCGTACTCGACGACGGTGAGGAACCCGTAGCGGCGGTCTCCGGGCTCGTCGACGACGAGCGGCTCGGCACGGGGGTTCTTGACGCCGCCGTCGAGGACGAGCGGGTTGACGACCGAGGCGACCCCGTCCATTTCGTGGATCCGGCGGAGGGGCTCGGCGACGCCACGGCGGACGAAGGGGTCGGTGGCCGGCGACCCCGAGACCATGAGGGTGTCGCTGGCCAGCTCGCTACCGCCGGAGTCCGTGATGAGGTCCCGGGCTTCTTGGGCCTCGCCGGGTGTGGTCATCTCGCCGCTGTGCAGCCGGTCGAAGAGACCTTCGCCGGTGACCCCGCCGAGCGCGAGCGCGAAGAAGGCCGCGACGAGTGCGACCCAGGCCCCGACGATCGCCCACGGGTGCCTGGCCGTGCCGGAGCCGAGTCGGTGCAGGAGGGTGCGGCGGTCTCGGCTGGTCACCGGGTCAGCCTGCCACCCGGGCGAGCCCCGGGCGTCCCGGCGGCCGGCCTTGCTCACGATGTGGCGCGGATCCGTTGCGGCACAAGCGGATTCGCGACGCCGAGGGAGGTCCAGATCACACCGGGAGCGGTCGCGAGACCTGCGCTCCGCTGCGACGCTTGCACCGCACCTCACCGACCCCAGGAGGCCTGCATGATCCCCTGCACGCTGGCCGACCAGGAGCTGCGAGGCGGTGACGTCACCCGCTGGGAGCTCGACGTCACGACGCTCGCACGCTGGAGCGAGCAACCCACCGACCCGCGTCCCGCGAGCTTCGACCAGCAGGGCCGACTGCGCGAGGACCCGGACGGCACGGCCCCCTGGTCGGCGTGGATCGGGTTCTCGGTGCTGCTCCCGGACGCGACGCCGGAGAGCGTGCGCGCCACCCTGACCGCTTGGGTGCGACAGCACGAGTCACTGCGCAGCCGTCTCACCCTCGACGACGGCAGCATCCGTCGGCGGACCCTGCCGGCCGACGCCGTCGACGTCACCGCGACCGCGCTCGGCGACCACGACGAGGAGGCACTGCGCGCGCTCCTCGTCGACGAGTTCCACACCCGGTGCCGCCCGAGCGCGGCGCCGGCCTTCGCCATCTTCACCGTCGAGGTCGACGGCGGCCACGTCCTGCACGGCGCCTTCGACCACATCACCTTCGACGGGTTGTCGGCCTACGCCGCGGTCGGCGCCCTGGCCGGACTGCACACCGCGATCGTCGCCGACCTGCACGAGCCGCACACCTCCCCGAGCCACGTCGAGACGACGATGCTCGAGCGTGCCGTCGGTGACGGGCTGGGCGACGACGACGCGCGCCTGCGACCGTGGCGGGACTTCCTCGCCGGGGGGTCGGTGCCGGGTGCCCCCGCTGCGTCCGGGATCGACCCCGAGGGCCGCTACGAGCACGACCTCGTGCGCCACGACATCTGCGACGGCGACGTCGCTGCCACCCTCGACCTGCTCTACGCCGCCGAGGGCATCCCGACCGGCATGCTCTGGACCGCGCTGCTCATGCAGGCGATGGGCGACGAGGTGCACGTGATGGTCTCCACCCACGGGCGGCCCTCCGCCTTGTGGACCGAGTCGGTCGGGTGGTTCGCGGGGGTCGCCCCCTTCGGCCTGAGGATGCCGTCGGGCGCCTCCTCCCGCGACTGGGTCCTTGCCGCCGTCGACAGGTGGCGCGCGTCCGCGCCGGCCGCAGCGCTCCCGCTCGGCCTCGTCCACAGGGTGCTCGACGTGCCGGTCGCCCCCCAGGTCGTGCTGTCGACGATCGACGGGTCACGGGTCGAGGGGCACGAGTGGTGGCGACCGCTCGAGGCGGGGATCCTGCTCGGCGACGTCCCGCCGAGCAGCCAGACCCATCTGTGGCTGACGATCCTGCCCGAGGGCGTCAGCCTCGTCACCCGGCTGCCGCTCGCCCCGGGCAGCCGCGACTGGCTCGACGGCGTCGCCGCACGCCTCGCCCGGCTCGTCGAGGTCGAGACATCCGCCCCCTTCGTCCACCAGGAGCTGTCCGCATGATCAAGATGCAGCGCATCACCGACCGCGAGACGGTCGGCGGCGAGTACCTCTCCTTCGTGCCGACCGCCGGGATGGAGCGTGCGATCGCCACGGCGACGCCGGGGGACCGGCAGCCCTCGTACATGCAGGCGGCGCACCTCGACCTGCGCTCCGACACGAGCGAGACCGGCGAGCAGGACGACATCTGGCTCGGCTTCACCTACCGGATCCCCGGGCGCCTCGACGCCGACGCCCTCGCGCGCACGATCACGCGGTGGGTGCGTCGGCACGGCGTCATGCGCGGGTGGTTCACCCGGGACGAGCAGCGCCCGACCGGCTGGGCCCGGGTCGACCTCGCGCCGGAGGACATCGCCTTCGAGCCCCGGAGCGAAGGGAGTGTGGCCGCGGCGGACGTCAATGCGCGGGTGAGCGACGACTTCCGGGCCGGCTGCAACCCGCTGGGCCGCATCGGCTACTGCTTCCGGGCCGTCGTCGCCGAGGACGAGACGGTCCTCTACCTCGGGCTCGACCACAGCTACACCGACGGGTTCTCCTTCTTCCTCGTCTTCTTCGAGCTCGACGCGATCTACCGCGAGGAGACCGGGGGAGAGGCGATCGAGCTGCCGCCGGTCGGTGACTTCATGGACTTCGCGCAGGCCGAGCGCGAGCGCACCGCCGACATCGACCTGACCCACCCCGCGCTCGCGGCCTGGGCCGGCTTCTGGTTCGCCGGCGACGAGGAGCTGGGCCGCTTCCCGCTGCCCCTGGGCACGACTGCGGACCAGCCCGTGGAGCTCGAGCGCTACCACGAGCCGCTGCTCACCGGGGAGGAGGCCGAGGCCCTCGACCTCGTCGCCGAGCGGCTCGGCGCGCGCACCACCCAGCTCGTCTACGCCGCGGTCGGGGTGGCCGCGCGCGAGCTGGGCGGGGCGCAGAGCCTGCGCTTCCTCAACCCCGTGCACACCCGCGACGCCCCGGAGTGGCTGCTCGCCGCCGGGTGGTTCATCAACGTCATGCCGGTGCACGTCGACGTGGCCGAGGGAGACCTCGTCGAGGTGGCCGGACGCGTCCGGCAGTCCTTCCGTGAGGCGCGCGGGGCGTCCGCGCTGCCGGCGCGGAAGGTCTACGACGTCGTCGAGCAGACCCTCGGCACAAAGCTCTCGCAGGTCGGGGAGCGCTTCATGCTGTCGTACATGGACCTGCGTCACCTGCCCGGCGCGGCGACGTGGGGCGACGCCGACGCGGTGCTCGTCTCGCGCGGGGGCCGGGACAGCAATGTCACCGCCTGGGTCATGCGGGAGGCGTCGGCGATGCACGTGCTCGCCCTGCTGCCCGGTACGCCCGAGGCCGAGGAGAGCGTGCAGCGCCTCTTCGCCCGGGCCGGCGAGCATCTGCGCGCCCTGCTCTGACGACCTCCACGGGGGCCGAGCCCAGCAGGTGTTGTCAGCGGGGGAGCGGGTAGTGCCCGTGCATGAACACACACGTCTTCGTCCTCGGCCTGACCGACCGACAGCGGGAGGAGCTCGACACCGTCCGGGAGGACGGGCCGCTCGAGTTCCACGGCCTGCTCGACCACGAGGCGCTCGTGGAGACGGAGGAGATCGACTTCGACGCGTTGCTGGAGCGCTCCCGCGCCGAGCTCGACGCCTTCGACGGCAGCGTCGATGCGATCGTCACCCACTGGGACTTCCCGACCTCCGTCCTCGGGCCCGTCCTGGCGACCGAGCGTGGGCTGCCCGCCCCGTCCCTCACGAGCCTGCTCAAGTGCGAGCACAAGTACTGGAGCCGACTGGAGCAGCGTCGGTGCGTCCCGGAGGTCGTGCCCGGCTTCGTCGCCTTCGACCCCTTCACCGACGACGTGGCCGAGCAGATCGACCTCGACTTCCCGTACTGGGTCAAGCCGATCAAGGGACACTCGTCCAGCCTCGGCTTCGAGATCCGCAGCGAGGAGGACCTCGAGGAGGCGCTGGAGGAGATCCGCGCCGACATCACCGACGTCGGCGACGCCTTCGAGCAGGTGCTCGGGCGCGTCGACCTGCCGCAGGAGCTGCGCGACCTCGGCGGCTCGGCCTGCCTCGCCGAGGAGATCATCCGGGGGACCCAGTTCGCCCCCGAGGGCAGCGTCTCGCGCGGGCAGTACGCCGTGCACGGCGTCGTCGACATGCACAAGAGGGACAACGGCGTGAGCATCGAGCGGATCGACTACCCGGCGGCCACCGTCCCCGACCACGTCCAGCAGCAGGCCATCGACGTGACCGGGCGGCTCCTCGAGCACATCGGCTTCGACGACGGCTGCTTCAACTCCGAGTTCATGTGGGACGAGGAGCGCGAGCAGCTGCGTCTCATCGAGGTCAACACGCGCATCTCGCAGTCGCACAGCGAGCTCTTCGCGCTCGTCGACGGTCGGTCCAACCACCAGGTCGCCGTCGACGTCGCCCTCGGTCACGCACCGCGGATGCCCGAGGGTGGCGGCGAGTACGCCGTCTCGGCCCAGTACTACATGGCGCACGACCACGACGCGATCGTGCGCTCCGTGCCCGACGAGCAGGCCCTGCGGCAGGTCAGCGAGAAGTACCCCGGGACGGTCGTCGACCTACGCCTCACCCCGGGGGACCGGCTCTCCGACCAACCGCACCAGGACTCCTACCGCTACATGCTCGCCTTCGTCTATCTCGGCGCACCCGACCGTGAGAGCCTGCAGGAGCGGATCGACGACATCGAGCAGCGACTCCGGCCTGAGCTGGAGGACTGCAACGAGAGGAGTGCATGACCGTATGAAGATCGACACCCAGGTCCCCCACGAGGTGGAGGCCGAGGAGAACGTCTTCATCCCCCTTCGCGACGGGCACCGGGTCGCCGCCCGGGTGTGGCGGCCGGTGGGAGAGGTGGGGCCGCTGCCGGCGGTCCTCGAGTACATCCCCTACCGCAAGAGGGACCTCACCCGAGGTCGCGACTCCGTCAACCATCCCTACCTCGCCGCCCACGGGTACGTCTGCCTGCGGGTGGACCTGCGGGGGAGCGGTGACTCCGACGGCGTCCTCGTCGACGAGTACCGCGAGCAGGAGCTCTCCGACGCCGAGGACGTCATCGCCTGGGCCGCGGAGCAGGACTGGTGCGACGGCAACGTCGGGATGATGGGGATCTCGTGGGGCGGGTTCAACAGCCTGCAGGTCGCCTCACGGCAGCCCCCTGCGCTCAAGGCGATCGTCAGCGCGTCGGCGACGGAGGACCTCTACGTCGACAACATGCACTACATGGGCGGCTGCCTGCTCGGCGACAACCTGTCCGAGGCGACGGTGATGCTCGCCTTCAACAGCCTGCCGCCGGACCCCGAGATCGTCGGTGACGCGTGGCGCGAGATGTGGCTCGAGCGCCTCCGGGGCAGTGGCCTGTGGCTCGATACCTGGCTGAGCCACCAGCGCCGCGACGAGTACTGGCGTCCCGCCTCGGTGAGTGAGGACTACGCCACGATCCGGTGCCCCGTCATGGCCGTCGGAGGATGGGCGGACGGCTACACCAACGCGATCTTCCGCCTCCTCGAGCACCTCGAGGTGCCCTGCCACGGGCTCATCGGCCCGTGGGGCCACAAGTACCCGCACCTGGGCGTCCCGGGTCCGGAGATCGGGTTCCTCCAAGAGCTCGTGCGGTGGTGGGACCATTGGCTCAAGGGGCGCGACACCGGTCTGGACGACGAGCCGGCGCTGCGGGCGTGGATGCAGGAGAGCGTCCCGCCGCGCGCGTCGTACGAGGAGCGGCCCGGTCGCTGGGTCGCCGAGGAGACCTGGCCGTCGCCACGGATCACCGAGTGCGAGCTGCGGCTCACCCGGGCGAGCCTCGCCCAGGGCGACCAGGGCGAAGGGGATGGCACCCCCCTCACGCTGCGGTCACCGCTGAGCGTCGGCATGTTCGCCGGGAAGTGGGCCTCGTACGCCGCCGTGCCCGACCTGCCGTACGACCAGCGCGAGGAGGACGGGGGCGCCCTCGTGTGGGAGGGGGCGCCGCTCGAGGAGGTGACCGAGGTCTTCGGACTGCCGCGACTGGACGTCTCGCTCTCGGCGGACCAACCGGTCGCCCAGATCGCGGTGCGTCTGTCCGACGTCGCGCCCACGGGTGAGGCGACGCGGATCACCTACGGGGTGCTCAACCTGACCCACCGCAGCTCGAGCAGCAGCCCCGAGCCGCTCGTGCCGGGTCAGCGCTACGACGTGCAGGTCCAGCTCAACGGCGTGGCCCACTCCTTCCCGGCCGGGCACCGGCTGCGGCTGTCGATCTCGACGTCGTACTGGCCGCTCGTGTGGCCGGCGCCGCGCTCGGCAGAGCTGACGATCCACCCGGCCGACAGCGTCCTGCGGGTGCCGATCAGGCCGCGGCAGGACGACGACGGGAGGGCATCCCCCTTCCACGAGCCGGTCATGGCGCCGGAGCTGGAGACGACTGTCCTCGAGCCGAGCGAGCACGACTGGCGGGTCACCAGGGACCTGGCCACGGACGTCTCGACGCTCGAGATCGTCAACGACCAGGGCGCCTTCCGCATCGAGGAGACCGGCACGGTCGTGCGCAGGTCGACGACGGAGTGGTACTCCTTCCGCTGGGACGACGTGACGTCCGTGCGCGGAGAGACCCGGACGGTGCGCCGTCTCGAGCGAGGGGACTGGCGCACCGAGGTCGTGACGAGCACGGTCCTGACGTGCACCGAGGACGACTTCGTCATCCGGGCCGACCTCGACGCCTACGAGCTGGACGAGGCGCGCGGCCACCGACGCGTGCACGCCGAGAGCTGGGACCGGGTCATCCCCCGGGACCTCGTCTGAGACGAAGGAACCATCATGACCTCCCTGTGGCGGGCCTCGCGCCCGCAGATCACCTCGGACGACCCGCCGGAGCGGTGCGACGACGTGGTCGTCGGCGCCGGCATCACCGGGCTCGTGACCGCGCTCCTGCTCGCCCGCGCGGGGCGCCAGGTGGTCGTCCTCGAGGCGCGCGACGTCGGGGCGGTGACGACCGGCCACAGCACCGCCAAGGTGTCCGTGCTGCAGGGCACCCGGTGGTCGCGGCTGCTGCGCGACCAGTCGGAGGAGGTCGTCGGTGCCCACGTCGAGGGCAACCGCGAGGGGCGCGACTGGCTGCTGCGCTACTGCGAGGAGCGCGATGTGCCCTACCAGGTGCGTCCTGCCGTGACCTACGCACCGGACCGTGGTCAG
Encoded proteins:
- a CDS encoding CocE/NonD family hydrolase, with amino-acid sequence MKIDTQVPHEVEAEENVFIPLRDGHRVAARVWRPVGEVGPLPAVLEYIPYRKRDLTRGRDSVNHPYLAAHGYVCLRVDLRGSGDSDGVLVDEYREQELSDAEDVIAWAAEQDWCDGNVGMMGISWGGFNSLQVASRQPPALKAIVSASATEDLYVDNMHYMGGCLLGDNLSEATVMLAFNSLPPDPEIVGDAWREMWLERLRGSGLWLDTWLSHQRRDEYWRPASVSEDYATIRCPVMAVGGWADGYTNAIFRLLEHLEVPCHGLIGPWGHKYPHLGVPGPEIGFLQELVRWWDHWLKGRDTGLDDEPALRAWMQESVPPRASYEERPGRWVAEETWPSPRITECELRLTRASLAQGDQGEGDGTPLTLRSPLSVGMFAGKWASYAAVPDLPYDQREEDGGALVWEGAPLEEVTEVFGLPRLDVSLSADQPVAQIAVRLSDVAPTGEATRITYGVLNLTHRSSSSSPEPLVPGQRYDVQVQLNGVAHSFPAGHRLRLSISTSYWPLVWPAPRSAELTIHPADSVLRVPIRPRQDDDGRASPFHEPVMAPELETTVLEPSEHDWRVTRDLATDVSTLEIVNDQGAFRIEETGTVVRRSTTEWYSFRWDDVTSVRGETRTVRRLERGDWRTEVVTSTVLTCTEDDFVIRADLDAYELDEARGHRRVHAESWDRVIPRDLV
- a CDS encoding condensation domain-containing protein, with the protein product MIKMQRITDRETVGGEYLSFVPTAGMERAIATATPGDRQPSYMQAAHLDLRSDTSETGEQDDIWLGFTYRIPGRLDADALARTITRWVRRHGVMRGWFTRDEQRPTGWARVDLAPEDIAFEPRSEGSVAAADVNARVSDDFRAGCNPLGRIGYCFRAVVAEDETVLYLGLDHSYTDGFSFFLVFFELDAIYREETGGEAIELPPVGDFMDFAQAERERTADIDLTHPALAAWAGFWFAGDEELGRFPLPLGTTADQPVELERYHEPLLTGEEAEALDLVAERLGARTTQLVYAAVGVAARELGGAQSLRFLNPVHTRDAPEWLLAAGWFINVMPVHVDVAEGDLVEVAGRVRQSFREARGASALPARKVYDVVEQTLGTKLSQVGERFMLSYMDLRHLPGAATWGDADAVLVSRGGRDSNVTAWVMREASAMHVLALLPGTPEAEESVQRLFARAGEHLRALL
- a CDS encoding acetyl-CoA carboxylase biotin carboxylase subunit family protein, with the translated sequence MNTHVFVLGLTDRQREELDTVREDGPLEFHGLLDHEALVETEEIDFDALLERSRAELDAFDGSVDAIVTHWDFPTSVLGPVLATERGLPAPSLTSLLKCEHKYWSRLEQRRCVPEVVPGFVAFDPFTDDVAEQIDLDFPYWVKPIKGHSSSLGFEIRSEEDLEEALEEIRADITDVGDAFEQVLGRVDLPQELRDLGGSACLAEEIIRGTQFAPEGSVSRGQYAVHGVVDMHKRDNGVSIERIDYPAATVPDHVQQQAIDVTGRLLEHIGFDDGCFNSEFMWDEEREQLRLIEVNTRISQSHSELFALVDGRSNHQVAVDVALGHAPRMPEGGGEYAVSAQYYMAHDHDAIVRSVPDEQALRQVSEKYPGTVVDLRLTPGDRLSDQPHQDSYRYMLAFVYLGAPDRESLQERIDDIEQRLRPELEDCNERSA